CGTGAGCAGCATGGCGCGCGTCATCGGTCCGACACCGCCGGGATTCGGCGACAGGAAACCGGCGACCTCGGCGACGTCGGGGTGCACGTCCCCCAGCGGGCCGGAGTCGCCGCGGGTGACCCCGACGTCGAGCACGGCCGCACCGGGCTTGATCATGTCCGGCGTGACCAGCCCCGGCTTGCCCGCCGCGGCGACCACGACATCGGCCCTGGACAGTTCCGCGGCGATGTCCTTGGTCCCGGTGTGGCACAGCGTCACGGTGGCGTTCTCGCTGCGGCGGCTCAACAGCAGCCCGAGCGGCCTGCCGACCGTGATCCCCCGGCCGAGAACGGCCACGTGCGCCCCGTCGAGTTCGACCCCGTAGCGGCGCAGCAGTTCGACGATGCCCCTGGGGGTGCACGGCAGGGGCGCGGGCTCACCGAGCACCAGCCGGCCGAGACTGACCGGGTTGAGCCCGTCGGCGTCCTTGCGCACGTCGACCCGTTGCAGCAGTGATCCGGTGTCCAGGTGCTTCGGGATCGGCAGCTGGACGATGTAGCCGGTGCAGGCCGGATCGGCGTTGAGCTCGTCGACGACCCCCTCGAGCTCCGCCTGCCCGATGTCGGCGGGCAGCTCCTTGCGGATGGAATTGATCCCGACGCGGGCGCAGTCGTTGTGCTTGCCGCGCACGTAGGAGTGCGAAGCCGGATCGTCGCCGACCAGGACCGTGGCCAGCCCCGGTGTACGACCCTGTTCCGCGAGGGCGGCCACTCGCGGCCGCAGCTCCTCGTAGATGGCGTCCTTGGTGGCTTTACCGTCGAGAATCGTGGCGCTCACGGTTCGCTATCGTCGCAGACCGCGCGCGGGCGGGTGCTCCGCCCCTGCCCATGGAGGCGACGGCGACGGCGAGCAGTGCCAGGCAGACGCCCAGCCCGGTGGCGAGGTCGACCCGAGAACCCGCCACCGGCAGCACCAGGTCCAGCAGCAGCGCTCCGGACAGCTGGCCGAAGACGATTCCCATGCTCAGCAGCAGCACGCCGGTGTAGTGCACCAGCACCGCCGAGCCCGCGACCACGAAGATCCCGATCGGGCCGCCGAGGTACAACCAGGGCGCGGCGGGCCACTCCGTCGGCAGCCCGTGCAGCACGCCGTCCACCGCGAAGGCGGCGAGCAGCACGGTGGTACCGGTGCCGAAGTTCAGCGTGGCGGCGGAGACCGCCGAACCGGCCGTCTGCTTGACCAGGCCGTTCATCGCCTGCTGCCACGCCACCCCCACACCGGCTACGGCGGGCAGCAGCACCAGCCAGCCGACGTCGGCGCCTCCGAGGCGGGCCGAGACGGCCACGACCACGGCACCCAGCGCGAGCAGGGCGCCCACCACCCGGTGCGCCGTGAAGTGGCGCACCACACCGGCCCCCAGCCCGAGCCGGTCCACGACCAGGCCGCTGGCGATCTGCCCTCCCACGGCCCCCACGGTGAACAACGCCACGCCGAGCAGGTTCGCGGCCACGCTCTGGCTGAACACCAGGAAGGCCCCGCACACGCCGCCGAGACACTGCCACGGGCGCAGGCCGCCGTCCGAGCGCACCGTCCGGACCAGCCTTCCCACTCCACGGCGCGCGTTGGAGTTGGCGGACGTGACCACCAGCAACACCACCAGCCCACCGCCGAACGAGACCACCGAGGCGGCCAGGGCGTCGTCGAGCCCGGCACCCAGCACTCCGTTGATCCGGGACTGCGAAGCGAGCAGAAACCCCACCCCCGCGGCTCCGAGCGAACCGAGCAGGCGGAGCAGGACCCGACGACCACGATCGGCGGAACCGATGGCTGTTTCGGTACTCACGAAAGTGACCGTATCGGCCGCGACGCCGCCGAACCCGGCGTTGTGACCGATCTGGCCCGCACCGGCGGACGGTTCCGGCCGAGGCGATCGCGCCACGGGTTCCGCCGGAGCAGAATGTCCAACGACGACCGTGCGCGCAGGCTCCTTCGCCCACCCCGGGCTCGCGGACCGGCCATCGGCGCGGCCGGTGAGCCAGGGCCTCGGATGCGTTGCGCGACAACGGACACGGAGGGCGGAAATCCGACGGTCACCGCGAGACACCCCGTTCGATCCGACCAGGCGAAACCCCGGAACCGGGGGACGTTGGCGGGGGACGATCGAGTAACGTCGAGGTGGGGTGGAGTCGGAGGGCCCGGTTGAGAGGGGGAGGATGACACCCATGTCGCGCCCGACAGCGATCAGCCCGGAAGAGCAGGAACAGATAGCACGCAGGATCGGGGTCCTGCTGCTACAGGAGGCCCCCGAGGACTGGCAGCAGATAACCGTGGAGTACCGCGCCACGGGTGAGTACCACGACCTGCTCGCGGAGGTGACCTCGCAGGACGGCGCCAGCCGACCGTGGGAGCCGCCGGAGGAACTGAACGGGATCTTCGGGCATCTCCGCGAGGGCATGTACCGGCCCGACGTCGGCACCTGGCTCAGTGCGCTGTACACAGTGGAGCGCCCGTCGAGTTACCGCATCGACATCAACTTCGACGAGGAACCGCAGTGGCCGCAGCCGCTGCCCGCCGAGGCCTACGTCGAGGAGCTGAACCGTTACCCGCGCTCCGAGGACAACATTCCGGAGTGGATGAGCGCACGGCTGGGCCGTGCCCCGGAAACCGGCGCCGCGGCGGACGAGCGGGAGGTACCGCCGAGCACCGCGGAGCACCCCGCCCCACCACCGCCCGCCGCGAGCGCCGCTGACCCCGGCGAGGAGCCGGGCGAGCGGCCCGACTTGGCCGTCGCCCGCGTGTTCGACGACGAGGACGAGCAGGGACGTCCCCTGGTGCACGGCAGGCCGCCGCTGGCGCCGCAGGAGAGCGAGCCGCTGCGGCGTTACCTGGAGAACGCCCCGATCGTGCTGGCCGCCGAGTACAACACCCCCGACCGGTTGGACCCGAACCGCTCGGAGGCGATCCCGGACAGCTGGCACAGCGACGGTTCCTGGGTGTGGCCCACGGCCGTCCCCTACTACCTCTCGCAGTACGGGGTTCCCCCGCAGCCCGAACTGCTCCAGCACATCCGCTCCAACGGTTTCAACGTGGCGGATCTGGACCCCGCCGTCAGGGAGGCCGCCGAGGAAGCCGCGCGCGCCGCCGAGGAGGCCGAGGAGGAGCGGGAGTTCGACACCGCCGAGCAACGACCGGACGAACAGGCACAGCGGTGGCAGGACGCCGACGACCGTCCCACCGCCACCACCGAGGCCGTGGCCGCCGCTCCCGCGAACGATCCCGTCCCGTCGGAGGTCTACTTCGACGAACAGCCGGTGCACGGTGAGGGCGCGGGGCTGTACGACCACCCGGTCCTGGAAGAACAGCACACCGGGGCGAGCGTCGCCCCGGTGCCGGAGCCTCCCGCCGAGGAAACACCGTTCGACTCCGGGGACTCCCTCGAACGGAGGAACGACGAGGCCGGACCCGATCACGAGGAACACGCCGAGCAGCGGTGGGAAACGAGCTCCCCCGGCGAGGCGGTCACCGCTACCAGGCACGGCCTCGGTGACGAGCTCGAAGAGGACCCGGAGATAATCTTCGGCCAGTTCCGGCAACGACTCGACGAGCTCGGGCTCGACACGAACGACTACCGGCTGGGAGGGCGTTCCGAGTCGGTGTGGTCGCTGTTCGACGAGGCGGCCGACTGGGTGGTGAGCCCGCCCGACGGGGACGGCGAGCCGATGCGTTTCGCGCGTCCGGAGCAGGCCTGCGCGTACCTGCTGGGGAGTCTGCTGCTCAACGAGACCGGCGAGGAGCGGATCGCCGCGCCGCCGGAACCGGAGCTCCGGTCCGCCCCGGAGGAACCCATTTCGGAGCCGCGCGAGGAGCAACTGCTCGCGGACTCCCAGTCCGATTCCGAGGACCTGCTTCCCACCGGGGAGGCACCCTCCGAGCCGAGCACGGACCCGGAGCCCGAGCCGCAGCGGACGGACGCGTCCCCGATCGGGACCTTCCCCGACGCACTCCGGGCGCGGAGGAGGGGAGCCCCCTGCCCAGGAGGGCAACTTCCTGTTCACCGCCACCGAGGCACGCCCGGAGCACGACGAGCCCGGCTCGGCAGCTTCCGAGGAGGACCTCGCGGCCGAGTCCGCTCCGGACCCGGCCGATGCGACACCGCCACAACCCGCACCGGAGGAGTCCCGATCCGAACGGGGAAGCACCCCTCGTCGAGGACGACCCGGGGCCACTCCCCGCCCGGGCAGATGCCCCACCGCTGCCGAAACGCCCGGGCGCTCCGAGCAGCCCGAGCAGCCCGGTCCCGCACCGCAGCAGGGCGCCCCGGAACAGGCGGGACCGGCCGCGCAACCCGAGCAGCCGCAGCAACCGGCGGGGCCACCGCCGGGAGCGCAACCGGCGGCCGGTGCGCAGCCGCCGCAGGCCACGCCGGGCCAGGAGGGGCAGCGCCCCGGTCCGGTTCCCCCGGGAGGGGCTCCTCCGCCTCCCGGAGCGCCGAATCCGCAGGCGAGGCCACAGCAGCCGGGTGTCCCGGGTGGACCGATGGGTCAACCCGCACCGGGTCAGCCCGGGCCCGGACAGCCGCCCGGCCAGGTACCCAACGGGTACGCGCCGGGAGGGCAACCGCAGGCACCTCCGAACGGCCAAGTCCCGGGTGGACAGCCCCAGGCCGGTCCCACCGGCACGGCCCAACCCGGTCATCCCGGCACGGACCAGCCCATCCAGCCGCTGCGCGGTGAGCCGCCGCTGACGCTGTACCGCAACAGGCAGAACACGGTGCTGCAGCCGGGAACCGAGCTGGACCGGTTCGGCGATCCGGACGGCAACGTCATGTACGCGATCCGCACGCCCTACAACCAGCGTTCGCTGCCGCCGCAGTGGGCCGGACGCAACTACTTCGCCTACCGGGTGCAGCGCCCCGTGCAGGTGCTGTCCGGCACCGCCGTGCCGTGGTTCGAACAGCCCGGCGGCGGAACGGCCTACGTGCTGCCCGCCTCGGTCGACGAACTGCTCGGGGACGGCACGCTGGTCGCCCTCTCCGGGAACGAGGCGGCCCGACCGCCGATGGAGGGCTGACGCGGCGCGGTCCGCCGTTGAGGTCGCGGCCGGGTGCCCGTCCACGGTCGCCGTGGCAGGGCACCCGGCCGGGCAACCTCGGTGAACGCTCCCCGGAGATCGGCGGTGACGAACCGCTCAGGGGACGACGACCACGGGCCGAACCGCCTCGACCACCAGCGTGGCGGGCACGGTGCCGAGCAGACCGCCACGCCTGCGGGAACGTCCCACCACGATCAGATCGGCCCGGTACTGCTCGGCGACCTGTTCCAGACCGACCGCGGGATCACCGCGGTGGTGCACGAAGTCCCAGTCGGTCTCGACCCACTTCAGGTGGTTGACGATCTCCTGCTTGAGATCCTCCACGAGCCCCTCGGCGGCTTCGCTGGCCACCGCCACCCCCATCGGGGACCAGTAGGCGACCCCGCCGACGGCCTCGACGTAGACGAGCACCAAGCGAGCCCGCTCCCGCCGTGCCAGTCCGGCCGCCCACGCGGCGGCGTGAAAACTGGCCGGGCTGCCGTCGAGTCCCACGACTATGCCGCCCAGCCCGTCCTTGCCGATCTCGAAACTCGGCTCCGGATGATCATTGGAGTCGCCTTCGGCCACGCTTGGATGGTAATCGCCAGACGTGTCCGGTTCGGGCCGGTGCGACGCACTCGCGCGGCGGGCGGAACGGCGGCGGTGACGAGTTCCCGGCGGTGAGGTGGGAAGAGACCGAACGGCGGCGCGCCGTCGGCGAGCTCGCCCGGCCCGGCCGTGATTCCCAGCTCAGGCGGCTGCCACGTTACGGAGGGGAGCGCCACCGCGATACCTCACGCGCTTCGCGGTCCCGGAACGACGCCGTTTCGGCTGCGACGGGCCGCCGGGAATTCCTCCCGAACACCGGGATTTCCGGGCCGGAGAATCGGGCGGAAAACCACGGCCGGACACCCCGGGCTACTCGAAGTGGGGAAAAACACACTCGAATTGGTGCGGCGGGACCAGCGCGCCCGTGGGGCACCCGGAGGGCTCCGGTGGGCCGAGCGAAGTGCGATCCCGAGGTGCCGGAGTCGACTTCCGCACTACTCGCCCGGAAGGCCGGGAAGGGGGTCCGGGGAGCACTCGAACCGGATCCTCCGCTGAGCACCGGGCGGCCGCGCACTGCCAGCAGGAACGCCGCTCAGCGCGGCCGGAACACGGCCTCGTCCGCCGCGAGAGTCCCGCCTCCGGTGCGACAGCCGGGTGTGGACAGTACGCTACTCCACGGTTATGGGGCCGAGGTCTACCACTGGGACCGGGCGCCGTGGTCGCGCGCTGTGGTTCGAAGGAAGAAGTGTCGCTGCCGCCTGGGAAACGCGGCCGTTGACGAAGTCAGCCAGCTGTCCGCCCCGGGACGTCGTCGCGGAGTCACTCGTCGCCTGAGCACGAGCAGACCCCACGGCAGGTGATGCCCTGCGGCTACGAGCGGTTCCACAGCCGACGGGCCGAACCTCAACCCCGCCGCTGCCGCCGCAACAGCCACACGATCGTCCCGCCCGCGACGAGGAGGATCCCGGCACTGGCGGCCAGTTCGCCGTACGGAACCGGACTGATCGCGACCGGCCCCGCTGGTTCCGCCTCGCGCATGCGCTTTTCGGTCCAGTACTCGTCGGTGTGCCGCGACGGCTGGACAACGTGACTCTCGGTGCGCTGCGGCTGGGTGCGGTGCGCGATCGTCCTCCCCTGCTCCGCGTCCGAACCGATGAGTCTCGGAACCACGAGGAGTGCCGCGAGCAGCGCGACTCCGACGACGCCGACCCCGGTGACCAGCCAGGTGGTGCGTGTCCGTGTACTCATGAGTTCCCCTCACCGGGGATGCCGGAGCTCCCCGGAAAACGTCGCTGCTCGTTACGGCTGTTCCGGTACGTATCGCCCTCACCATGGTTGACGAAACGGGGAGAACACGAGTTGTCCGTGGACAACGACACCGGCGAAACGCGGGGAGCCCACTGAACCCGATGAACGCGGGGTCCGGCCCGAAGTTCCGCCCCACCGCGGTAGCCGTCCACGAGGGCTCAACCCCGCGCGTCCCGATCCCGGATCTCGCGTGGGGCACGGGGTTCTCGCAGCGGACGTGGCCCGCCGGCGCGCGGCGGAGGATCCCCCTGTTCGAGCACCCGGCCAGCCCTCAGGAGGGCCAGGCCCCTGGTCCGTCGTGGACGGACGGATCGCCACGGACACCCCGGAAGCCGTGGCGATCCGCCCGTCGGAGCGGTGACACCACGACGCGGACGAGTGGCCGCGTGCGCGCACCGGGCTCCCGCTGCCCGGTGCGGCTGGGCACGCGACGGAGGTGCACCACTCGCGCCGCGCCGACACTGCATCCGCCGAAACGCGACACCGCGTCGTGGTGGTGGCCGACCCCCGACGCCGGCCACCCCGTCACCGTGTTCGAACCGACCGTAGTCGAACCCCTGTTCGAACGACTCCAGTAAACCGCGCCGCAGCGAACGAGTCAATACGATCATTCGAACAGGTGATCGAACGGCGCGTTCGAATCCGCCGGAGCGGAACAGCGTCCGGGACGGCGGAAAGTCCGATTCGGAAAGAGTGTCCGGTAACCGGCCGCGACGGCATCCGGGGCCCTGCCGGGCGGACGCCACCGGCCCCCACGAGAGTCGCGGTTTCACACATGCGGCCCTCACGGACCCGGCGCGGTCACGAGAGCCGGATTTCCCCGGAAGCCGTGCGAAGAGGACCGGCAGCGCACCGACCGCGACGAGCTCCCGGATCAAGCGCTCGACGAAGCCGGTCCTGTCGGGGGTGGGTGCGAGATTGGGCCCATGATCGAGGCGGAACGGCGACGCGAGCGCATGTCCCGAAACCTGGTCGAGCCCGTGGACACCTCGCTGGCCGAACGGACAACGAGATTCGCGCGAACACCGGGGGCGCGGTGAACGCCGGGATCGGGACGGGGCGGCCACCGGGGCTCCTCCGGCCCGACGGCGATGCGCCGCTGCCACCGGGAGCGGCCCCCGGCCGGGAGAGGTCGCGGCACGCCACCCGGGAGCGACGCCACGCGGACGCACCGCTCTCGCGGTCCCGGACCCCGACGACCTCGAACACCCGGCACCGGAACCGGTGCACGAGTTCGGGACCCGGTGTCGGGCGACCGGTCGGACCGGACCCCGTGAGCGGCTGAACGGAAAAACGCCGAGCACGGGGGTCGGCGGCCCTTCCCGCGACCAGCCGGACGACCGGCCCGCCCGGGCCCAGACATCCGTGTCCGGTGAAACCGGGGAGAAACACCCGCTGTTCGACCAGCGGGAGGACGGCCGGGAGCCGACGTTCGGCGCCCCGCACTTCCTCGCCGAGGAGCGGTCCCCGCGCTCGGACGACTTCGGCAGGACCGGTGGGAAACGGCCTCCCCGACCGCCCCGACGGCGGTCACCCACCGACCCACCGCAGGGGTGCCGGACCGGCCGCGAACTCCGAGCTCTCCCGTCGCCGGTCACCAACGGGACCGCTCCGACCGGCCCTCGGCAGGGGCCTGCCGAGGGCGAAGAACTCCGATCAGTGCGCGAAGTGCCTGGTCCCGGTCAGGTACAGCGGAACACCGGCGGCGCGGGCGGCCTCGGTGACCTCCTCGTCGCGCACCGAACCACCGGGCTGCACGACCGCGCGCACCCCCGCGTCCAGCAGCACTCGCAGGCCGTCGGGGAAGGGGAAGAACGCGTCCGAGGCCGCCACCGAACCGGCGGCGCGCTCCCCGGCACGGGAGACCGCCAGCCGGGCCGAGTCCACCCGGTTGACCTGTCCCATCCCGACACCGACCGTGGCCTCGTCGTCGGCCAGCAGGATGGCGTTCGACTTCACCGCCCGGCACGTGCGCCAGGCGAACTCCAGATCCCGCAGGGTGGCCTCGTCCACGGGTTCCCCGCAGGCGAGCGTCCAGTTCGACGGATCGTCGCCGTCGGCGTCGATCTCGTCGGCCCCCTGCATCAGCAGGCCACCCGAGATGGCTCGCATCTCGACGCGCCCGGACTGCGGCGGCTGCGCCGTCAGGATCCGCACGTTCTTCTTGCGCTGCAGCACCTCGAGCGCGCCCTCGGCGTAGCCGGGAGCGACCACCACCTCGGTGAACACCTCGGCGATCTGCTCGGCCATGGCGACCGAGACCTCGCGGTTGGTCGCGATCACCCCGCCGAAAGCGCTGACCGGGTCGCACTGGTGGGCCTTACGGTGCGCCTCGGCGACGTCCTCGGCGTCGGAGACCGCGATCCCGCACGGATTCGCGTGCTTGACCACGGCCACGCAGGTCCGCTGGTGGTCGTGGGCCGCGCGCCAGGCCGCGTCGGCGTCCACGTAGTTGTTGTAGGACATCTCCTTGCCGTGCAGCTGTGCGGCGGCGGCCAGCCCCACCGCCTCGCCACCGGAGACATACAGCGCGGCGGGCTGGTGGGGGTTCTCACCGTAGCGGAGCGCACTGCGGCGCTCCCAGGTCTCGCCCGTCCAGCCCGGGAACGTCTCCTCCTCGGCGGCGGTCCGGCCGGTCATCCAGCTGGCGACCGCGACGTCGTAGGAAGCGGTGTGCCGGAACGCGGCGGCCGCGAGTTCCGCGCGCTCCGCCTCGCTGAACCCGCCCGCGCGAACCCGCTCGACCACCCACTCGTAGTTGTTCGGGTCGACGACCACGGTCGTGTTCGCGTGGTTCTTGGCGGCCGCCCGAACCATGGCGGGGCCACCGATGTCGATGTTCTCCACCACTTCCTCCGGCGCGGCACCGGAGGCGACCGCGCGGTTGAACGGGTAGAGGTTGACCACCAGCAGGTCGAACGGGGTGATGTCGAGCTCGGCGAGCTGTTCGACGTGCTCCGGCTTGCGCTGGTCGGCCAGCAGCCCGGCGTGCACCCGGGGGTGCAGCGTCTTCACCCGGCCGTCCAGGGCTTCCGGAAAACCGGTGAGCTCCTCCACCGGCGTGACCGGCACTCCGGCGGCCGAGATGGTGCGTGCCGTACCCCCGGTGGAGACTATCTCCACACCGGCCGCGTGCAGCCCCGTGGCCAGCTCCAGCAAGCCGGCCTTGTCCGAGACACCGATCAACGCGCGATGTACGGGTCGCCGTTGTTGCTGCGAGTTCGCGGTCACCCCGATACTCACCTTTCGTCCCCGCACGGTCCAACCGTGCGTTGCCAGCCGTTCCAGCGTTCGCACCAGCGTTCGCCGCTCCACGGCCTTGATCCGCTCGTGCAGGCTCTCCTCGTCGTCACCGGGCAGCACCTCGACCGCCTGCTGCGCCAGGATCGGGCCGGTGTCCACTCCCTCGTCGACGACGAAGAGGGTACAGCCGGTGACCCGGACCCCGTACTCCAGCGCGTCCCGCACACCGTGCATGCCGGGGAAGGACGGCAGCAGAGCCGGATGGCTGTTGAGGTAACGGCCACCGAACCGTGCCAGGAAGTCGGGGCCCACGAGTTTCATGAACCCGGCGGAGACCACGAGATCGGGCTGGTGGGCGGCGCATTCCTCGGCCAGGGCGCGGTCCCACTCCTCCCGGCTCGGGTGGTCCGGTACCCGGCAGGTGAAGGTGGGGATCCCGGCGCTCTCGGCGCGCTCCAGTCCCGTCGTGCCGGAGCGGTCCGCCCCCACGGCCACGATCCGGACCGGGTAGTTCGGGTCGGTGGCGGCGTCCAGCACCGCCTGCAGCAGGCTGCCGGAGCCGGACACCAGAACGACCACGCGCACTGGCTGGGAGGGCCGGAACCTTCTGACCTCCGGATCCGCTTCCCTCGGACTGTCGGTTTCCGCGGCGGTTGGGAGTGGGGAGCTCAGTGTGCACTCCTGATGACGGCCTGGTGGGTGTCGCGCTGACGAAATGCCACACGCAGACTAGGCGCCCTGTTCGCGATCTTCGCCAGCAGGTCCCGTCCGAGTGGTCCAGCACTCAGGCGCGGGCACGTGGGGCACGGCTCCGCGAGGACGGTGAACTCCCACCTCGACCGCCGTCCCGCTCCCCGATCCGCCCCACTACAGGTGCCGCGCGGGTCGGCGGAGCGGGCGGGTTCGGCGGGGTCGGCTATCCCGAGTTCTGGGAGGAAGTCGCGGAAAGCTCCGAAACCAGGTCGGAGTGCTCGTCGTCGGTTCCCGCCGCGGGCGGCTCGTCCTCTCCTGCGGAGTCCTCGGGGAAATCCGGCGGGAACACGGGTTCCTCCCCCGAACCGGGTTCTTCCGGCTCCACCGCTTCGAACTCCACGGACGGGCCCTCCTCCCGGGGTGCGTCCGATTCGGACGGTTCCGCTCCCCCCGGCTCAGGGGTTTCCCCGGTGTCCGTCGCGACCTCGGTGTCCGTCGCGGCCCCGGTGTGCTCGGCGACCGCGACGCCATTGGATTCCCCGTCCGTCGTTTCGACGACCGCCCCGGCCGGATCGACGTCGGGCACACCGGTGTCGGGCACGGCGGCGACGCCCACCGGGTCGGCGACGTCCGCGTCGCGCCGCCCAGCCAACCGGGAGGTCAGCAGCGCCGGGAGCGCCAACCAGGCGAAGGTCGTGACGGCCAGCAGCAGCGGACGGAGCGAGAACGGGCCGTACTCCCCTCCCAACCGGCCTCCGGAGAGCACTGCCGGTATCGAGACGGACAGCGTGGCCAGCAGCACCACCAACAGCACCAGGTGCTGTCTGTCCCGGCTCCGCTCGGACAGGTTCCGGCAGCTCCAACCGAGCAGCACGCCCAGCAGGAGCGGCACGGCGAACAGCGCGACGGTCCAGTTCGCGGGTTGTTCGGGGGGAAGCACGGCCAACATCGGCAGCTGCGGGGGCAACGCGTCCGGCGCCGTGCTCAGCGGTGTGACGGCCGAGCCTCCGAAGGAGATACCGCCGCCCGTGACGAACGCCCAGCCCCCCAGTACCGCGTTGGGCAGGTACAACAGCGCGAGCAACGCGGCCCCCGCCGCGTCGCCGATCCCACCCAGCTCCACCGAGCGCTCGTGCATCCTGGGCAGTGCCAGGCAGACGGCCGCGCCGAACACGGCGGCGCCGGTGCCGATCACGGCGGCGCTGCCGAGCAGCCCCTTGCGCACGGCGTACCACGCGTCCCCCGGAACGTGGTGCCACAGCTGGTAGAGCATCCCGCAGCGGTCGGCGAGTCCCGCCGTCGCGGCACAGGCGGCGAGCAGGCCACAGCAGCAGAACGCCTGCCAGGGGATCACCCGCACCGGGGCCCGCAAGTCTTCGAGGGCCACGGCCAGCACGGTGCCGAGAACGGCGTGGCTCAGCCCCATCACCAGCACCACCGGAAGCGCCTGCGCCGGTTTGCGCAGCCGGTGGCGCCTGGCCACTCGCCGGGAGGACCTGGCGACGAGCAGCACGCAGAGCAGCGTCGGTAACAGCGGTAACGCGCTGAGGGGTGAGCCGGTGACCGTCAGCGGCACCTGGAAAGCGGCCAGCCAGCCGGGAATCGCGGCCAGCAGCACCCCCGAGGGGACGAACTCGGCGGCGGTGGCGGTGGAGACGACGAACGCCAGCAGCGCGACGACGAGGAGATAGCAGGCGAGTATCACCAGTACCGCCGAGAACAGCGCCCCTCGAATCGCGCGGCGCCGCTGCCGAGCGGGTGACTCGGAAGTCTCGACCGTGGGGAAATCGGGTGCCGTCACGTGGCCGAATGTGACAGCGAGCCCGACCGGTCGAGGGCGCGACGCGCCGCCGCCTCACTCTGACGGGTGAAGCCAGGAGTTCCGGCGCCTCGAACCGGCACGCATCGGGATCAAAACCACGTCCGCACGTGCCCGCCCTCTCGGCTCCCCGAGGTACGGCTCCCGGCCGCCGGTCCCCGAGCGCCGCGTCGGCCCGGGACCCGGCTCGTCCTCAGGAGGGCGGGTTCTGGTTGGGGGACGGCATCTGCTGCGTCCCCTGCGGACCACCGCTGGGGTCCGCGCGCTGTTCCTGCTGGGGATGCCCGGCAACACCCTGTCCGGGCTGCGGCTGGGGCTGCTCGTAGGGGTTGCCCGGTGCCTGCCCGGGCTGCGGCTGGGGCTGCCCCGCCTGGTGTGGTGGCTGCGGCTGGCCGGAGGCGAAACCGCCCGACTGCTGGTTCCAACCGGGCTGGGGCTGACCGGGCTGGGGCTGGCCCTGCTGTGGTTGACCGGGCTGCTGGGGCGGATACCCCTGCTGCGGTCCGCTCTGCGGGTTCCAGCCACCCGGCTGCGGCTGGCCGGGGTAGGGGTGCGCGTAGGGGCCCGTCTGCTGTCCCGGCTGCGGCCGCACCTGCTGGGTGGCCGCTCGGGCCGCCCCGTCGCCCAGCGCGGGAGCGGTGACGATCTCCTGTTCCAGCAGCAGCAACACGATCACCGCCGCCGCCTGCAGCAGGGCCAGCAGCATGAGCACGATGGCCCAGCCCGCGATGGAACCGCCCGAACCCGACAGCCCGGCGACGATGACGTTCTGCAGCATCGACAGCGCCGTGTACACCGCCAGCGGGGCCGCGACGAACAGCGTGTCCGGCCCCTTGGGCAGGAACCGCATGGCCGCCAGCACCGCGACGAGCATGAAACCGAGGCCGGGAAGCCCGCTGAGTATCGAGTTGACCGCGGGAGCGAAGAAGCCGAACAGCCAGCCGAGCGCTCCGATGCCCGCCGCCACCAGGGCGAGGATCGACTTCGTGTCCAGCTGGGACTTCGCCGCGCCGGGCGGAGCCGGTTGCTGGGGTGGCGGATAGGGCGCGGACATGGGAACTCCATCCTGACCGGGGATCGTGCG
The nucleotide sequence above comes from Actinopolyspora erythraea. Encoded proteins:
- a CDS encoding DUF5336 domain-containing protein is translated as MSAPYPPPQQPAPPGAAKSQLDTKSILALVAAGIGALGWLFGFFAPAVNSILSGLPGLGFMLVAVLAAMRFLPKGPDTLFVAAPLAVYTALSMLQNVIVAGLSGSGGSIAGWAIVLMLLALLQAAAVIVLLLLEQEIVTAPALGDGAARAATQQVRPQPGQQTGPYAHPYPGQPQPGGWNPQSGPQQGYPPQQPGQPQQGQPQPGQPQPGWNQQSGGFASGQPQPPHQAGQPQPQPGQAPGNPYEQPQPQPGQGVAGHPQQEQRADPSGGPQGTQQMPSPNQNPPS